The following are encoded together in the Burkholderiaceae bacterium DAT-1 genome:
- a CDS encoding TorF family putative porin, producing the protein MQIKTRLTSKSLALLMTSALTMGIAHAEDAAPAPDYTFTGNASLTSEYIYRGIAQTNNKAAIQGGFDFAHKSGFYLGTWGSSISWLSDAGAGSFPTELDVYGGYKGAVTDDIGFDVGGLQYYYPGKLNDGFFNPNTFEVYGALTWKFATLKYSRTTGNLFGTATATTNSHGSGYVDLTLAPDLGDGWIATAHIGRQTVTHFGDASYNDWKLGIAKDVGVGTVSAAVSGTNAKGDQGEFYRNAYGTNLGKTRFVLSFTKTM; encoded by the coding sequence ATGCAAATCAAGACTCGCCTGACCTCCAAATCGCTTGCCCTGCTGATGACATCGGCGCTCACCATGGGTATCGCCCACGCTGAAGATGCAGCCCCAGCCCCTGATTACACCTTCACGGGCAACGCCAGCCTGACGTCTGAGTACATTTATCGTGGCATTGCGCAAACCAACAACAAGGCCGCCATTCAGGGTGGATTTGATTTTGCGCACAAGAGTGGCTTCTATCTGGGCACCTGGGGCTCAAGCATCAGCTGGCTGTCCGATGCAGGCGCTGGTAGCTTCCCTACCGAGTTGGATGTATACGGTGGTTACAAAGGCGCGGTGACAGATGACATTGGTTTTGATGTAGGCGGCCTGCAGTACTACTACCCAGGCAAGCTGAATGATGGCTTTTTCAATCCGAATACGTTTGAAGTCTACGGCGCACTCACCTGGAAGTTCGCCACACTGAAGTATTCGCGTACGACAGGCAACCTATTTGGTACGGCAACCGCCACCACCAACAGTCACGGCAGTGGCTATGTTGATCTGACGCTGGCACCCGATCTGGGTGATGGCTGGATTGCAACGGCTCATATCGGTCGCCAGACTGTGACACATTTTGGTGATGCATCCTACAACGACTGGAAACTTGGAATCGCCAAGGATGTAGGCGTTGGTACCGTATCTGCCGCTGTCAGCGGCACCAATGCCAAGGGTGATCAGGGCGAATTCTATCGCAATGCCTATGGCACCAATCTGGGCAAGACCCGCTTTGTACTGAGCTTTACCAAGACAATGTAA
- a CDS encoding high-potential iron-sulfur protein, whose protein sequence is MNARRQFMLKLIPAAGLAAVAPRLLAAGPDKVSEADQQAQSLGYKLDAGKVDKSKFPKFAAGQACSGCQLFQGKPADAFAPCPIFAGKLVAGKGWCSAWVKKA, encoded by the coding sequence ATGAACGCACGTCGTCAATTCATGTTGAAGCTGATCCCGGCTGCCGGTCTCGCAGCAGTTGCCCCGCGCCTGCTGGCTGCAGGTCCGGACAAAGTGTCCGAAGCAGATCAGCAAGCGCAAAGCCTGGGTTACAAGTTGGATGCCGGTAAAGTCGACAAGTCCAAATTCCCCAAGTTTGCAGCTGGTCAAGCCTGTTCGGGTTGCCAATTGTTCCAAGGCAAGCCGGCTGACGCCTTTGCACCTTGCCCGATCTTTGCCGGCAAGCTGGTTGCAGGCAAGGGCTGGTGCAGCGCCTGGGTGAAGAAGGCCTAA